From the genome of Salvia splendens isolate huo1 chromosome 7, SspV2, whole genome shotgun sequence:
TAGAATATTGGACTGAAAAGGAATGGGTTGAGAGAACTAATGTTTAGATAAATACTCTGGCACTTGTCATTGGAGGTAACTAGTTGGGTTtctttgattaaaaaaagtgatttaattgagtttctgttttcttttaatATTGTTCTAGGTATTCATATTATTTTCTGATAATATGCGACTACCTTGCTACCTCTACTAGTATATTAAGATTGATGCTTCTGAAAGCAAGTTTTTACTCGGAAACTAAGCTAAGTCACTGATGTACATAAGTTTCAGGAACTTATTGAGAATATTGAATAAGCAACCATGTCCGTTTGAAAATGGAATTAAGTTTGTTACACTTCCATAACTCTGCTTCCATCTAGGATGAAATCCACAGAGATGAAAGATGTTGTAGTTAAATGAATAAGACTCCATTACTATCTCGGTTGTTTTTTGTCTTACTATCTCGGTTGTTTTTTTCTAAATTATCTCTACTTTCCATATACAGTGGACAAGGGAGAGGTGGTTTTGGAAGGCCACGGGGTGGAAGTGGAGGTCGCGGATTTGGAAGAGGTCGCGGACAGGGAAGTGGACAGGGAAGGGGGGGCCGCGGTGGTGAGAAGGTATCTGCTGAAGATCTTGATGCTGATCTAGAGAAGTACCATGCAGATGCAATGCAGACAAACTAATCCGTCCTTTGGCATAATTGCTGGATTAACATTCACCCTGCCTGTTTGGTACTTGAAGTTCAACGAAGTTTCTATGTCGACCTATATTAGCACTTTTAAAGAAGGCAGATATCTAAAGTAGAGTCAGTGAGGAAACTTGTTCTATTTTATTCACTGTATCTTTTTACATGGATAAAGAGATAATTGTGTAATTTACTTTTACCGTTGCTGTTGTTCTCTGCTGTCTGCTTATACTGTTGACCAGGACTTATGGTCGAGTCTCCACTACGTGCCCAGTAGTTGTATCATGAAGGGTGTATATTCATTTATCTTTACACATGTTGTGTTGAAGCTCCCAGCCTCTGTGTTTCCATTTTCACTGTTTAGAGGTGTATGAGTTTGTGGGTTATTAGCAAGGGTGCGCTTATATGTTGTTTAAATGTGGATTTAACGTAGGTTATTAGTCAAGGAAATGTGAATCTATTGGTAACAGTATTTTAGAGAAGTATGGATATTAATCTTGTTTGTGCATATCAATTGATTCATTGATGTGATGCTAATTAGGCAGTTCTACTATTTAGTTGTAGAATATCCAATCCACATTAAAGTAGTAGATGAATATGTGAATGAAGTCTTTATATTATGATGCATAATATAGGCAGAGTTTGCGAGTACTACATAATTGAGTTACATTTATTATTACATATTGCACAACACAGCATACAATGTCATTACATTAGGCAGGGTCCAACATTAGAATTAGACTCGCACAACCCTCTCTATATTCCTTTCACAACTAGTTATCGACACCTATGACGGTTTCAATTTGGTCAGTCTTTCCCAGGAGGAGAATAACAACAGCAACACATAATATAGGATAGCTCTTACACAAGAACGTATCAAGTTCCAACAAGTAGAAGGCCAGTACCATGGATAAAGTAGTTGAAAGAAGAGACTGATTATGTGTCTAGGATATTTCCCAACCTGCAAAACAATTTTTGCACTTCTTGAGTACTATCAAATTTGTAAAGTTAACAAGGGTTCATTGTTTGTTGTCCTACAATTTATGTTGTCTTGATAATGTAGCAGTTCTCTCTTCCATTTTTCACTCATTCAGCTCATAATGAATTAATTCAATCATTAAAATGGTGAGAGTATATCCAGATACTTAATGAAAAGGGTGTTATGTTCAAAACTGCAATTTAAGAGTAGAAACACATGGCTATTGTAGCTATCACAGTAAACATGTGAAATATAGTGGCTTACAGGGAAAAGAAAGTCTAATGCATCCCATGCTGCATGACGAACATCTCTTGTTGGGTACATGGGACCGCCAGGGGATGTGAAACTATATAAGCATGTTTTTAATCTTCTACTTGTTGCTACTCTTATTTCTAGGCCTGTATAGATATTAGTCAGACATCCGAAAATCAATGTGTGCGAGCTAGAGAGAGAAGGTAGATTAGACAGTACCTTGAAGAAGTTTTACACGAGATAAGTAATGAAGAAGAACCGGTTCTACCTTCAATTCCTGAAGCTGGCAACAGAATCAAGAATAACAGATTAGATAAAGCAAGActgaaaataggaaaaaaatttATGATAATGATGACAACAATCAAACGTCTTTTATCTCATGATCTTATTACATACCTGATTAGCTAGTTCACTGACAAATATGTCTGGTGCACCACCAACTAAAATGGCATTTGGAAAATCTGGAAATTGCttcaaaaatatttcaagttGATCATCTGCAAAGAGGGAAGAGGGCAGTTCTTAGAAGTACAATCGAATTGGAAGACTGGTATGTATCTAAGTTCaaacaatacaaaaaataaatggaTTTACCTGTGTCATAGAAAAATAGGAATCttgagagaagaagaaaaaggtcTCTCTGAGCCTGTCAGGAAATTTTTAACAGCAGAagttatttatgaaatattatAACTTAATGGTTAAAAAGATAGGATCAAGGTTTGGGACGCCTACAAGGAATTACATAATACTAACAGAGTAGATAAATTCTATACCTGTGGGGAGATTGTCTTTAATCTCTCTGGACGGAAAGCAACTTCTTCAAGAAGATACTACAAGCATCAAAAGAAGGAAGCGTATTAGATAACAACTAATTGTATTATGAACCAAATGACATGTTATTTAGTTTCTAGGCAAAAAATCTCACAATAAAGAGACTTGAGAAGCGCCTTGCATTCGTATGAATGTCAGTCCTGCAAGTACGAATTACAAATTCCATGATAAGGAAATTTCACTTAGAAATATCTTCTTAAGAATAAATCATATTTATATGCACAAACATGGATACACATAATTacaaatttttagaaattataagTGTGATCCTTTCTCCTGAAACTTCCCATGTGAGACATCCAGCGCATAATACCTTCTTTATTAAATGTACAAATATTATTTCCCTCTTTTGTCCATTTATCCATTCCAAGTGCTAGAAAACCAAATGCACATCCCTA
Proteins encoded in this window:
- the LOC121742390 gene encoding uncharacterized protein LOC121742390; this translates as MSSALTRRAAAYLGAVALQIEKKLQRALASASQSRNLLQELFADIALEVDNRAKEIIFEEEGVVYGAEDRYGRAYCFYDVLADFFVSTPKSGDSIIDLIVQLWSQSFASNIFCLLFYKRMFEVRFDNLDVILRYSSALVQGAKNVFWTDIHTNARRFSSLFIYLLEEVAFRPERLKTISPQAQRDLFLLLSRFLFFYDTDDQLEIFLKQFPDFPNAILVGGAPDIFVSELANQLQELKVEPVLLHYLSRVKLLQGLEIRVATSRRLKTCLYSFTSPGGPMYPTRDVRHAAWDALDFLFPVGKYPRHIISLFFQLLYPWYWPSTCWNLIRSCVRAILYYVLLLLFSSWERLTKLKPS